One Eriocheir sinensis breed Jianghai 21 chromosome 67, ASM2467909v1, whole genome shotgun sequence DNA segment encodes these proteins:
- the LOC126987933 gene encoding bifunctional protein GlmU-like: MASNLKVHMLRLLPGQEVSSALEEYVRRHAPRGAFVMTCCGSVTHATLRLAANANGETNKIESYNQHFEVLSLSGTLSQGGSHLHICLSDHEGRTIGGHVMGDLTVFTTMEVALGEPLDLTLDRAFDSSTGFPELTIAKDTQVAEKDEKDA, translated from the exons ATGGCGAGTAACCTGAAGGTGCATATGCTTCGTCTGCTCCCCGGCCAGGAG GTATCCTCGGCCCTGGAGGAGTACGTGCGCCGCCACGCTCCCCGCGGCGCCTTCGTCATGACCTGCTGCGGCTCCGTCACGCACGCCACGCTGCGCCTCGCCGCCAATGCCAACGGCGAGACCAACAAG atcGAGTCCTACAACCAGCACTTCGAGGTCTTGAGCCTGTCGGGGACGCTAAGTCAGGGCGGGTCACACCTCCACATTTGCCTGAGTGACCACGAGGGGCGGACCATTGGAGGTCACGTGATGGGCGACCTGACCGTCTTCACCACCATGGAGGTCGCACTTGGAGAACCCCTTGACCTCACCCTTGACCGCGCCTTCGACAGCTCCACCGGCTTCCCCGAACTGACCATCGCCAAGGATACGCAGGTtgcagagaaggatgagaaggatgctTAG